The following proteins are encoded in a genomic region of Syngnathus acus chromosome 22, fSynAcu1.2, whole genome shotgun sequence:
- the gfra4a gene encoding GDNF family receptor alpha-4a produces the protein MDLLLLPLFLGPLQLLLALLGPAWASAGEGSWDCLSAGDACSGDEACSPRLRTLRQCVAGDGSVKLGPGARNQCETAMTALMATPLRGCRCKRGMKKEKNCLSIYWSLQQAILHGLRLVEDFPYEPEERGSDYVRLASIAAESEVTTVNRCLDAAKACNIDETCQKLRTEYVSSCIQPSARSGPCNRPKCNKALRKFFDRVPADYTHELLFCPCTDTACAERRRQTVVPGCSYEDKDKPGCLAQLRLCKADYVCRSRWAQFQYDCQPWHGSSSGCKQENHAACLLAYTGLIGSTITPNYLDNSTSNVGPWCSCSTGGHQREQCAGFLAFFHDNVCLKKAMLAFGNSSDVKTGGIAPSPAADSTNAPRATGVPDVSMETAQNILRAHIPTQVNGNERLWSDSSDSTLVSPDLSERGGAAPPARPLLPALPLALCWLPMTPLLLHRH, from the exons GTCCCGCATGGGCGTCGGCGGGCGAGGGCAGCTGGGACTGCCTGAGCGCGGGCGACGCCTGCTCCGGGGACGAGGCCTGCAGCCCACGCCTGCGCACCCTGCGCCAGTGCGTGGCCGGCGACGGCAGCGTCAAGCTGGGCCCCGGCGCCCGCAACCAGTGCGAAACGGCCATGACGGCGCTCATGGCCACGCCGCTGAGAGGCTGCCGCTGTAAGCGCGGCatgaagaaggagaagaactGCCTCAGCATCTACTGGagcctgcagcaggccatacTGCACG GCCTGAGACTGGTGGAGGACTTCCCATACGAGCCCGAGGAGAGGGGCTCCGACTACGTGCGCTTGGCCTCCATCGCCGCCG AGTCGGAAGTGACGACGGTCAACCGCTGCCTGGACGCCGCCAAGGCCTGCAACATCGACGAGACGTGCCAGAAGCTGCGCACCGAATACGTGTCGTCCTGCATCCAGCCATCGGCCCGCTCGGGCCCGTGCAACCGGCCCAAATGCAACAAGGCTCTGCGCAAGTTCTTTGACCGCGTGCCAGCCGACTACACGCACGAGCTGCTCTTCTGCCCGTGCACCGACACAGCCTGCGCCGAGCGCCGCCGCCAGACCGTGGTGCCCGGCTGCTCCTATGAGGACAAGGACAAGCCCGGCTGCCTGGCCCAGCTCAGGCTCTGCAAAGCTGACTACGTCTGCAG GTCCCGCTGGGCTCAGTTCCAGTACGACTGCCAGCCCTGGCACGGCAGCTCCAGCGGGTGCAAGCAGGAGAACCACGCGGCGTGTCTGCTGGCCTACACCGGCCTCATTG GCAGCACCATTACTCCCAACTACCTTGACAACTCCACCTCCAACGTGGGACCTTGGTGCTCCTGCAGTACCGGCGGCCACCAGCGGGAGCAGTGTGCTGGATTCCTGGCCTTCTTCCACGACAATGTCTGCCTCA AGAAGGCTATGTTGGCTTTCGGCAACAGCTCGGACGTGAAAACGGGCGGCATCGCCCCAAGCCCGGCTGCCGATAGCACGAACGCTCCCCGGGCCACCGGCGTTCCGGATGTCTCCATGGAAACTGCTCAGAACATTCTGAGAGCACATATTCCCACTCAG GTCAACGGCAATGAGCGCCTTTGGAGCGACTCGAGCGATTCGACGCTAGTGTCGCCCGACCTGTCAGAGCGCGGCGGGGCGGCGCCGCCGGCCCGCCCTCTCCTACCTGCGCTCCCACTAGCCCTCTGCTGGCTCCCGATGACGCCGCTTCTCCTCCACCGCCACTAA